A single window of Anaerocolumna chitinilytica DNA harbors:
- a CDS encoding NUDIX hydrolase: MLEVKFYETIQDEKLGFAVILAKTQGKWVFCRHRERNTYEFPGGHREEGEAILNTAKRELYEETGALIFNIQPIGVYSVVREGEEESFGMFYYAEIEEFEKELHSEIEEIIITEELPESWTYPLIQPKLLEYAIDKGFL, from the coding sequence ATGCTGGAGGTTAAATTCTATGAAACAATCCAGGACGAAAAATTGGGATTTGCAGTAATTCTGGCAAAAACACAAGGCAAATGGGTTTTTTGCAGGCACAGGGAACGTAATACCTATGAATTCCCAGGGGGACACAGGGAAGAGGGTGAAGCTATCCTTAATACGGCTAAACGGGAATTATACGAAGAGACCGGTGCACTGATTTTTAACATTCAGCCTATCGGAGTATATTCTGTAGTTCGTGAGGGAGAAGAGGAATCCTTTGGTATGTTTTACTATGCGGAGATTGAGGAGTTTGAGAAAGAACTCCACAGTGAAATAGAGGAGATTATAATCACGGAGGAATTGCCGGAGAGCTGGACCTATCCTCTGATACAGCCAAAACTGTTGGAATATGCCATAGACAAAGGTTTCCTCTAG
- a CDS encoding DUF6198 family protein: MKRIFYTEIAYLLGIFGLALGTVFMVKADFGMSMVVAPAYLIYRKLSLSYSFITFGIAEYIMQALLLCLLILILRKFRIYYLFSFVTALYYGFLLDLCMGILKNFAVASLIGRVACFVFGVSLCANGIAFIFRTYVAPEVYELFVKEVSKKMKISITKFKTGYDITSCLISILLSFLFFGFMKFVGVNIGTIICALTFGKLISIFGNILDKHLQFNDALPLRKYFE; the protein is encoded by the coding sequence GGAATTTTCGGATTGGCACTGGGAACAGTTTTTATGGTGAAAGCCGACTTTGGAATGTCAATGGTAGTTGCTCCGGCCTATTTAATATACCGTAAGCTTTCTTTAAGCTATAGTTTTATTACCTTTGGTATTGCAGAATACATCATGCAGGCACTTCTACTATGTCTGTTGATTCTGATACTGCGTAAGTTCAGGATATATTATTTATTCTCCTTTGTTACCGCTCTCTATTACGGTTTTCTGCTGGATCTTTGTATGGGGATTTTAAAGAATTTTGCTGTTGCTTCACTGATTGGCAGAGTGGCTTGCTTTGTTTTTGGAGTTTCCTTATGCGCCAACGGCATTGCATTTATTTTTCGTACTTATGTGGCACCGGAGGTCTATGAACTCTTTGTAAAAGAGGTTTCGAAGAAAATGAAGATCTCCATAACAAAGTTTAAAACAGGTTATGATATAACAAGCTGTCTTATCAGTATCCTGTTATCTTTCTTATTCTTTGGTTTTATGAAGTTTGTAGGTGTAAATATCGGTACGATTATCTGTGCCCTTACCTTTGGAAAGCTAATAAGCATATTCGGTAATATTTTGGATAAGCACCTTCAGTTTAATGACGCCCTTCCCCTAAGAAAGTATTTTGAATAG